A single window of Gammaproteobacteria bacterium DNA harbors:
- the gyrA gene encoding DNA gyrase subunit A produces the protein MNAIAKEILPINIEEEMKQSYLDYAMSVIIGRALPDVRDGLKPVHRRVLFAMHELGNDWNRAYKKSARVVGDCIGKYHPHGDVAVYDTIVRMAQPFSLRYMLVDGQGNFGSVDGDPPAAMRYTEIRMSRIAHELLADLEKDTVDFVANYDESEHEPTVLPTRIPNLLVNGSSGIAVGMATNIPPHNLGEVIDACVALVDNSECTLIDLMRHIPGPDFPTAAFINGAAGIREAYATGRGRIYLRARSHIEEAEKGAGKQAIIVTELPYQVNKAKLLEKIAELVKERNVEGITALRDESDKDGMRVVIELRRGEVPEVVLNNLYQHTQMQSVFGINMVALMDGRPHTLGLKQILEAFLRHRREVVTRRTVFELRKARERAHILEGLAVALANIDRIIALIKAAPNPGEARGVIVAHSWRPGEVIQMLERAGADVSRPQGLSPGLGLTSDGYRLSEVQAQSILDLRLHRLTGLEQDKILEEYRQLLDAIVELLAILGSNERLMAVIREELLAIRAQFADPRRTEIQIDQQDLTIEDLITEEDVVVTFSHTGYAKYQSLSLYRAQHRGGKGRAAANVKEEDFIDKLFVANTHATLMCFSSRGKVYWVKVHQLPQAGPGGRGRPIINLLPLEGDERINAVLPVREYTEGKYVFMATQQGVVKKIPLVEISRPRPSGLIAVGLREGDYLIGVELTDGSREIMLFASDGKAVRFPEEDVRPMGRDATGVRGIHLQEGSRVISLMVAGSGCVLTVTENGYGKRTPIEEYRLQGRGGQGVISIQTSERNGSVVGSILVQDEDEIMLITNAGTLVRTRVAEISQVGRNTQGVKLISLSDDERLVGIERVAEQDAAGSNL, from the coding sequence ATGAACGCTATCGCCAAGGAAATCCTCCCCATCAACATTGAGGAGGAAATGAAGCAGTCCTACCTGGACTATGCAATGAGTGTAATTATCGGGCGCGCTCTACCCGATGTCAGAGATGGACTCAAACCTGTCCATCGTCGCGTTTTATTCGCCATGCACGAATTAGGTAATGACTGGAATCGAGCTTATAAAAAATCAGCTCGCGTTGTCGGCGATTGTATCGGTAAATATCATCCCCACGGCGATGTGGCCGTATACGATACTATTGTACGAATGGCGCAACCTTTTTCATTGCGCTATATGCTGGTCGATGGTCAAGGAAATTTTGGTTCGGTGGATGGCGATCCACCGGCAGCGATGCGTTACACGGAAATTCGTATGTCACGGATCGCCCATGAATTACTTGCCGATCTCGAAAAGGATACCGTGGATTTTGTCGCTAATTATGACGAATCCGAGCATGAACCGACTGTTTTGCCAACCCGTATTCCCAATTTATTAGTGAATGGCTCGTCGGGAATCGCGGTGGGTATGGCGACCAATATTCCACCCCATAATTTAGGGGAGGTAATCGATGCCTGCGTGGCTTTGGTTGACAATTCAGAGTGTACTTTAATTGATCTGATGCGTCATATTCCCGGGCCGGATTTTCCCACTGCAGCTTTTATCAACGGTGCCGCAGGTATCCGTGAGGCCTATGCTACTGGCCGGGGACGCATCTATTTGCGCGCTCGTAGTCACATTGAGGAAGCGGAAAAAGGAGCAGGCAAGCAAGCGATTATCGTCACGGAATTACCTTATCAAGTCAACAAAGCAAAATTGCTGGAAAAGATTGCCGAACTGGTCAAGGAACGCAATGTTGAAGGAATTACGGCCCTACGTGATGAATCTGACAAAGACGGAATGCGCGTTGTTATTGAATTGCGTCGTGGTGAGGTGCCAGAGGTGGTACTGAATAATCTCTATCAACACACCCAGATGCAATCCGTATTCGGCATCAACATGGTGGCGTTGATGGATGGCCGACCCCATACCTTGGGTCTCAAACAAATTTTGGAAGCATTTTTACGCCACCGACGCGAGGTAGTGACCCGTCGTACTGTCTTCGAACTACGCAAGGCCCGAGAACGCGCTCACATTTTGGAAGGTTTGGCGGTGGCTCTAGCCAATATCGACCGCATTATTGCCCTAATTAAGGCCGCGCCCAATCCTGGCGAGGCACGCGGCGTTATTGTCGCCCACTCTTGGCGGCCAGGCGAGGTGATTCAAATGCTTGAGCGCGCTGGAGCAGATGTTTCCCGTCCTCAAGGTCTATCGCCAGGGTTGGGACTCACTTCCGATGGTTATCGACTTTCCGAGGTACAGGCGCAATCAATCCTGGATTTGCGCCTGCACCGCCTCACTGGTCTGGAACAAGATAAAATCCTGGAAGAATATCGGCAGTTACTGGATGCCATCGTTGAATTATTGGCGATATTGGGCAGCAATGAACGCCTCATGGCGGTGATTCGGGAAGAATTATTGGCGATTCGTGCGCAGTTCGCTGATCCACGCCGCACGGAAATTCAAATCGATCAGCAAGATTTGACCATTGAAGATCTGATCACCGAGGAGGATGTCGTCGTTACTTTTTCTCATACGGGCTACGCCAAATATCAGTCGTTGTCGTTGTATCGCGCCCAGCATCGTGGTGGCAAGGGGCGCGCCGCAGCAAACGTCAAAGAAGAGGATTTCATCGACAAGCTCTTTGTTGCCAACACTCACGCTACCTTGATGTGTTTTTCGAGTCGCGGCAAAGTCTATTGGGTCAAGGTCCATCAGCTCCCACAGGCCGGACCCGGAGGACGCGGCAGGCCTATCATTAATCTCCTGCCCTTAGAGGGTGATGAACGCATCAATGCAGTGTTGCCGGTTCGGGAATACACCGAGGGCAAATACGTCTTCATGGCGACTCAACAAGGAGTGGTAAAAAAAATTCCCCTGGTTGAAATTTCTCGACCCCGGCCTTCAGGGCTAATTGCCGTTGGTTTACGCGAGGGCGACTACTTAATTGGAGTGGAACTTACCGATGGTTCCCGAGAAATCATGTTGTTCGCCAGCGACGGCAAGGCAGTACGCTTTCCCGAGGAAGACGTGCGCCCCATGGGCCGCGACGCCACTGGTGTGCGCGGCATCCATCTTCAGGAGGGAAGCCGTGTTATTTCCCTAATGGTGGCAGGATCGGGCTGCGTGCTAACCGTCACTGAAAATGGCTATGGCAAACGCACGCCCATTGAAGAATATCGTCTCCAGGGGCGCGGCGGTCAGGGAGTCATTTCCATCCAGACCAGCGAACGCAACGGATCGGTAGTGGGATCAATTCTGGTTCAGGATGAAGACGAGATCATGCTGATCACTAATGCCGGCACGTTGGTACGCACCCGAGTCGCTGAGATATCTCAGGTAGGACGTAACACCCAAGGGGTGAAGCTCATTAGCCTGAGCGATGATGAACGACTGGTGGGGATCGAGCGTGTCGCAGAGCAGGATGCTGCCGGAAGCAACCTCTAA
- the lgt gene encoding Phosphatidylglycerol--prolipoprotein diacylglyceryl transferase, with protein sequence MLTYPSINPIALQLGPFSIHWYGLMYLVGFGAAWWLGRQRAPLCDIQLSQEQVSDIIFWAALGTVFGGRLGYILFYDLPNYLANPVTMLQVWRGGMSFHGGLLGVLTAIWFYQRNHRIGFFRLTDFIAPLVPIGLGAGRIGNFINGELFGRITDLPWAMVFLHGGPLPRHPSQLYEAALEGIVLFLILWIYSRNPRPTMAISGMFLFWYGIFRFLVEFSRQPDPQIGYLAWNWLTMGQLLSFPMVIAGVILLWKGYHPFLSKRSAN encoded by the coding sequence ATGTTGACCTATCCCAGCATTAATCCGATTGCCCTTCAGCTCGGCCCGTTCAGTATCCACTGGTATGGACTTATGTACCTCGTGGGCTTCGGAGCCGCCTGGTGGTTGGGACGCCAACGCGCGCCACTTTGCGACATTCAACTCAGCCAGGAACAAGTATCCGACATAATCTTTTGGGCAGCCCTCGGAACAGTCTTTGGTGGACGTTTAGGGTATATCCTATTTTACGACCTACCGAACTACCTTGCCAATCCAGTGACTATGCTTCAGGTATGGCGGGGAGGGATGTCTTTTCATGGTGGTTTGTTGGGTGTTCTAACCGCAATTTGGTTTTATCAACGCAACCATCGAATCGGATTTTTTCGTTTAACAGATTTCATCGCTCCCTTGGTGCCGATTGGGCTTGGCGCGGGGCGTATTGGAAATTTTATTAATGGGGAATTATTCGGTAGAATAACTGATTTACCCTGGGCAATGGTATTTCTTCATGGAGGCCCACTACCGCGTCATCCTTCTCAACTTTATGAAGCTGCACTTGAAGGGATTGTACTATTTCTTATTCTCTGGATATATTCCAGGAATCCTCGTCCAACCATGGCTATTTCCGGGATGTTTTTATTTTGGTATGGCATCTTCCGCTTCCTTGTAGAATTCTCGCGCCAACCTGATCCACAGATTGGTTATCTTGCCTGGAACTGGCTTACCATGGGCCAACTTCTTTCATTCCCCATGGTTATCGCGGGCGTTATCCTGTTATGGAAAGGATATCATCCTTTTTTATCCAAGCGCTCTGCTAATTAA
- a CDS encoding 5-methyltetrahydrofolate--homocysteine methyltransferase — protein sequence MPQQFMERLQQRVLLCDGGTGTLIQARTWDLERDFMGLENCSEVLVLTRPDFIEEVHHAYFESGADCVETNTFGANRIVLVEFGLERRCYEINHRAATIARIIANKFSTEEWPRYVLGSMGPGTKLPSLGHIDYDTVEASYTEQARGLLDGGVDALLLETHQDLLTLKAGINGCREARRLSSRFDVAILAQVTVETTGTLLVGSDLSAALITLAAMEVDGIGINCATGPAEMAEHVKTLGENWPGLISVMPNAGLPLLVDGHTEYPLTPNELAYWQCRFVEEDGVNLIGGCCGTTPAHIAALRAMLDGRRNQAPKKRAVTLPAAVASLYSAVPLRQENAIFAIGERSNANGSKKFRELLNAEDWDALTSLGREQIKEGSHALDLCVAYVGRPEIADMKQVVTRYRSQVSAPLMIDSTEVGVIKSALKLIGGKPIINSINFEDGEEKAGRILRLARRFGAAVVALTIDEQGMAKEVERKLEVARRLYHFAVQRHGLPPGDLIFDPLTFTICTGVEEDRRHAINTLEAITAIRAEMPACQVLLGLSNISFGLKPAARAVLNSVFLHHAMTRGMTAAIIHVSKIEPLHRIDSLLRIAAEDLIFDRRKDDRDPLLYFIGLFKESEIKQVHDVRPSRVEDLLKQRILDGDRKGLEQDLKRALEKYSALEIINTILLDGMRVVGELFGAGQMQLPFVLQSAETMKAAVAYLEQFMEKTAGVAKGTLILATVKGDVHDIGKNLVDIILTNNGYKVVNLGIKQPLHSILEAYRLHRADAIGMSGLLVKSTVVMKENLEEMTRLGINVPVLLGGAALTRRYVEQDCRDAYSLSGSVHYAKDAFAGLHLMDTLIAAKVQNRPR from the coding sequence ATGCCTCAGCAATTCATGGAACGATTACAACAGCGGGTATTGCTCTGCGACGGTGGTACAGGAACCTTGATTCAAGCTCGAACTTGGGATTTGGAGCGAGATTTCATGGGTCTTGAGAACTGTTCCGAGGTTTTAGTTCTGACACGACCTGATTTTATTGAAGAAGTACACCACGCTTATTTTGAATCTGGGGCTGATTGTGTTGAAACTAATACTTTCGGCGCCAATCGAATCGTGCTGGTTGAATTTGGCCTAGAACGGCGCTGTTATGAAATAAATCATCGCGCCGCAACCATTGCCAGAATTATCGCCAATAAATTTTCCACCGAGGAATGGCCTCGTTATGTGTTGGGTTCCATGGGGCCAGGAACAAAGCTGCCGAGCCTAGGACATATTGATTACGATACCGTTGAGGCTTCTTATACCGAGCAGGCGCGGGGATTACTAGATGGCGGTGTCGACGCACTTCTGTTGGAAACCCACCAGGATTTGCTCACCCTCAAGGCGGGGATTAATGGTTGCCGTGAGGCGCGTCGATTGAGTAGTCGTTTTGATGTCGCGATCCTCGCCCAGGTTACTGTCGAAACTACAGGCACCTTGTTGGTGGGATCGGACCTTTCCGCAGCCTTGATCACGCTCGCGGCTATGGAAGTAGACGGCATTGGCATCAATTGCGCGACTGGTCCCGCCGAAATGGCGGAACATGTAAAAACCTTGGGAGAAAATTGGCCGGGGCTGATTTCGGTGATGCCCAACGCCGGCCTACCCCTGCTGGTGGACGGGCATACCGAATATCCATTGACTCCGAACGAGCTGGCGTATTGGCAGTGTCGTTTCGTGGAAGAAGACGGTGTCAACCTTATCGGTGGTTGTTGCGGGACAACGCCTGCCCATATCGCTGCTTTGCGGGCCATGCTTGATGGGCGCCGAAACCAGGCCCCTAAAAAACGCGCGGTTACCCTTCCCGCAGCGGTTGCCTCTCTTTATAGCGCCGTGCCCCTGCGCCAGGAGAATGCGATTTTCGCCATTGGTGAGCGTTCCAATGCCAATGGTTCTAAAAAATTTCGTGAGTTGCTTAACGCCGAAGATTGGGATGCACTGACCTCTCTTGGCCGTGAGCAGATCAAGGAAGGCTCACACGCGCTAGATCTGTGCGTGGCTTACGTGGGGCGACCGGAAATCGCCGACATGAAGCAGGTGGTCACCCGTTACCGTAGCCAGGTATCGGCACCACTGATGATTGATTCCACTGAGGTCGGAGTGATCAAATCCGCTCTTAAGCTGATTGGCGGTAAGCCCATCATCAATTCCATTAATTTTGAGGACGGTGAGGAAAAAGCCGGACGTATTCTGCGATTGGCTCGTCGTTTCGGTGCAGCGGTGGTGGCGCTCACTATTGATGAACAGGGTATGGCCAAAGAAGTTGAACGTAAATTGGAGGTTGCCCGCCGCCTTTACCATTTCGCTGTCCAGCGTCACGGCTTACCGCCTGGTGATCTTATTTTCGACCCGCTCACTTTTACAATTTGCACTGGTGTGGAAGAAGATCGACGTCATGCGATTAACACCCTGGAAGCCATCACAGCGATTCGAGCAGAAATGCCTGCGTGCCAAGTGTTACTCGGATTATCCAATATTTCTTTTGGCTTGAAACCCGCAGCGCGGGCGGTGCTCAATTCAGTATTCCTGCATCACGCCATGACGCGGGGAATGACCGCAGCCATTATCCATGTTTCCAAAATTGAACCTCTCCATCGCATTGATTCCCTCCTTCGCATAGCCGCCGAGGATCTAATTTTCGACCGGCGCAAGGATGACCGTGACCCATTGTTGTATTTCATTGGATTATTTAAGGAGAGTGAAATCAAGCAGGTTCACGATGTACGCCCATCGCGCGTGGAAGACTTGCTCAAGCAACGCATTTTGGACGGAGATCGTAAAGGTTTGGAACAGGATTTAAAACGCGCTCTAGAAAAATATTCAGCCCTAGAGATTATCAATACCATCCTGTTGGATGGAATGCGCGTGGTGGGAGAACTTTTCGGTGCGGGTCAGATGCAATTACCCTTTGTCTTGCAATCCGCCGAGACAATGAAAGCGGCGGTAGCCTATTTAGAACAATTCATGGAAAAAACCGCAGGCGTAGCAAAAGGCACATTGATTCTCGCCACGGTCAAGGGCGATGTCCACGATATTGGCAAAAATTTGGTGGACATTATTCTCACCAATAATGGCTATAAAGTAGTTAATCTCGGAATAAAGCAGCCGCTGCATTCCATCCTGGAAGCTTATCGCCTCCATCGCGCCGATGCCATTGGCATGTCGGGACTGCTCGTCAAATCAACCGTAGTTATGAAAGAAAATTTGGAAGAGATGACTCGTCTTGGCATTAACGTTCCGGTATTGCTTGGAGGAGCGGCCCTAACCCGCCGCTATGTAGAGCAAGATTGTCGTGATGCCTATTCTTTGTCTGGATCCGTGCATTATGCTAAAGACGCTTTTGCCGGGTTACACCTGATGGACACGCTAATTGCTGCGAAAGTTCAAAATCGTCCGCGATAA
- a CDS encoding phosphoglycolate phosphatase — protein MAYRLIIFDWDGTLIDSEGHIVSCFQKAACDLGLPPLTYAAVRNIIGLGLMESCAVLLPSLDEAGQLKLVDRYRYHYFQESTHDSSHLFPEVEKTLWRLHDNGYLLAIATGKSRRGLNRALREMNLEHFFHATRCADETTSKPDPRMVLEILDELNFSPGQAVMIGDTEYDMEMAHNAAIACIAVTYGAHERERLLRWQPLACLDELSELCALLASFE, from the coding sequence ATGGCCTATCGATTAATTATCTTCGACTGGGACGGTACCCTAATCGACTCCGAGGGACACATTGTTTCCTGTTTCCAAAAAGCGGCTTGTGATTTGGGGTTGCCGCCGCTGACGTATGCTGCAGTGCGCAACATTATTGGACTAGGATTGATGGAATCATGTGCAGTGCTGCTACCAAGTCTGGATGAAGCGGGTCAATTAAAATTAGTAGATCGCTATCGCTATCATTATTTTCAAGAATCTACGCATGATTCATCCCATCTTTTTCCAGAAGTGGAAAAAACTTTATGGCGACTTCATGATAATGGCTATTTATTGGCGATTGCGACCGGAAAAAGTCGTCGAGGATTAAATCGAGCCTTGCGAGAAATGAATCTTGAGCATTTTTTTCATGCCACTCGTTGCGCGGACGAAACTACATCCAAGCCAGATCCGCGAATGGTTCTGGAAATCCTAGATGAACTGAATTTTTCCCCAGGACAGGCCGTAATGATTGGCGATACTGAGTATGACATGGAGATGGCCCATAATGCCGCGATAGCATGTATTGCTGTTACCTATGGTGCCCACGAACGAGAACGTCTACTTCGTTGGCAACCCCTCGCCTGCTTAGATGAACTGTCGGAATTATGTGCCTTGCTGGCAAGTTTTGAATAA
- a CDS encoding hypothetical protein (Evidence 5 : Unknown function) — translation MTNLKYTVMTFDRRGPMGMGSPAQGEWFYYEVGTNNTITLTGYRCGTEADVKRAINAILDRLNHDNPEAVPATSTALRLIFPTATTHEDEEGNVTEEEEEEQSTNAQENDE, via the coding sequence ATGACGAACCTAAAATACACAGTCATGACCTTCGATCGACGCGGACCAATGGGTATGGGATCACCCGCACAGGGAGAATGGTTTTACTATGAGGTCGGCACGAACAACACGATCACGCTGACAGGCTATCGATGTGGTACAGAGGCTGATGTGAAACGTGCCATTAATGCCATTCTCGATCGTCTCAACCACGACAATCCGGAAGCAGTCCCAGCCACGAGTACCGCCTTGCGCCTTATCTTTCCTACCGCTACCACGCACGAGGACGAGGAGGGTAACGTCACCGAAGAAGAAGAGGAAGAACAGTCTACAAATGCACAAGAAAACGATGAGTAA